A stretch of the uncultured Cohaesibacter sp. genome encodes the following:
- a CDS encoding glycosyltransferase family 2 protein, which translates to MLLSVVIPWHRNPEDLQRAVKSVLAQTWQDLEILVVANGVTDHDLSEAKKICDNSRTKLVTTQQKGPSFARNLGMERSKGELIFFLDADDVFLPNKLEVFAEHYQKAPFDLAFSRGVRDRGNGVEIPMPRDLWDGDTPIADFFFVMAGNISSSALVISKSAAAVLAFKPPPYEDPDLVIQAEQKGMVTTMLPQLLYIWSDYRTEGRLSREVDVESRMNWISSLPDNVTKRARLAFKARCVAQHIFPKHFLFCLRIFFKAGVSRAVPLREILLFILRGLLPKKAESWLLDLYFTSRSKGGTQP; encoded by the coding sequence ATGTTGCTCTCGGTCGTTATTCCGTGGCATCGCAATCCAGAGGATTTGCAAAGAGCAGTAAAGAGTGTCCTTGCACAAACCTGGCAGGACCTGGAGATCCTTGTCGTTGCAAATGGCGTGACTGATCACGACCTCAGCGAAGCAAAAAAGATTTGCGACAATTCACGTACAAAGTTGGTGACCACCCAACAAAAAGGCCCTTCCTTTGCGCGCAATCTGGGTATGGAACGATCAAAAGGGGAGCTGATTTTTTTCCTGGACGCAGATGACGTCTTTTTGCCCAACAAGCTCGAGGTTTTTGCCGAGCATTACCAAAAAGCGCCTTTTGATCTTGCTTTTTCGCGAGGGGTGCGCGACCGAGGAAATGGGGTTGAAATCCCAATGCCCAGAGATCTTTGGGACGGTGACACGCCAATCGCGGATTTCTTCTTTGTGATGGCAGGCAATATTAGCAGTTCCGCATTGGTGATTTCCAAATCCGCAGCTGCGGTCCTTGCCTTCAAACCGCCACCATATGAAGACCCGGATCTGGTGATTCAGGCCGAGCAAAAAGGCATGGTCACAACAATGCTGCCGCAGCTTCTCTATATTTGGTCGGATTATCGCACAGAAGGCCGTCTATCCAGAGAGGTCGACGTTGAGAGCCGCATGAACTGGATCTCTTCTCTTCCTGACAATGTAACCAAACGTGCACGCCTTGCATTCAAAGCTCGCTGCGTTGCACAACATATATTCCCTAAGCATTTTTTGTTTTGCTTACGCATTTTCTTTAAAGCCGGGGTCTCAAGAGCTGTGCCATTGCGTGAAATTTTGCTGTTCATCCTCCGTGGTCTGCTTCCCAAAAAAGCGGAAAGCTGGCTTCTCGATCTGTATTTCACATCAAGATCAAAGGGCGGAACGCAACCATGA
- a CDS encoding WecB/TagA/CpsF family glycosyltransferase, whose amino-acid sequence MIDRGKRNVAGINISVIDYEAAVSKVIQAAKDKQKLSVSALAVHGVMTGVQDDQHRHRLNQLDLVVPDGQPVRWALKWLHNENLPNRVYGPELMKRVCAAAESEGLSIFLYGSRKEVIAALQDNLLAEFPNLKIAGSTPSQFRQGNDDDSRDAMEKVKQTGADIVFVGLGCPRQEVFAYENAAQLSVPTLAVGAAFDFHAGLLSQAPGWMGNNGLEWLYRLIHEPKRLWRRYLYLNPLYLMTIFSQWRAPDKRLELSMREPSRRENYL is encoded by the coding sequence ATGATCGATCGCGGGAAGAGAAATGTCGCCGGTATAAATATCAGCGTGATCGACTATGAGGCCGCCGTCAGCAAGGTGATACAAGCGGCTAAAGACAAGCAAAAACTGTCTGTGTCGGCATTGGCTGTGCACGGTGTCATGACAGGCGTACAAGATGATCAACACCGGCATCGATTGAACCAGCTCGATCTTGTGGTGCCTGATGGTCAACCGGTCCGGTGGGCTCTTAAATGGCTCCACAACGAAAATCTTCCAAACAGAGTTTATGGCCCTGAATTGATGAAAAGGGTCTGCGCTGCCGCCGAAAGCGAGGGCCTGTCCATATTTCTCTATGGCAGCAGGAAAGAGGTTATCGCCGCGCTTCAAGACAATCTGCTGGCAGAATTTCCAAACTTGAAAATCGCAGGCTCAACACCATCCCAGTTTCGTCAGGGCAATGATGATGACAGCCGTGACGCAATGGAGAAAGTCAAGCAGACCGGAGCTGACATTGTCTTTGTCGGCTTGGGGTGCCCTCGGCAGGAAGTGTTTGCCTATGAGAATGCAGCCCAGCTGAGTGTTCCAACACTGGCAGTCGGGGCTGCGTTTGACTTCCACGCAGGTCTCTTGTCACAAGCGCCCGGTTGGATGGGCAACAACGGTTTAGAATGGCTCTATAGGCTCATTCACGAGCCCAAAAGACTGTGGCGCCGGTATCTCTATCTCAATCCGCTCTACCTCATGACCATTTTTTCTCAATGGCGTGCGCCCGATAAACGATTGGAACTCTCCATGAGAGAGCCCTCAAGAAGAGAAAATTACTTGTGA
- a CDS encoding NAD-dependent epimerase/dehydratase family protein, with translation MIIVTGSGGLIGSEAVAKFSDLGMQVHGVDNNLRQYFFGESSSTQWRVQELEKTIPNYTHHDIDLRNYEAVEALVKSLASELKYVVHAAAQPSHDWAAKEPLTDFSVNAIATHYLLEAVRKHAPHAAFVFLSTNKVYGDTPNSLPLVETDTRWELDPSHPFADKGIDETMSIDQSTHSVFGASKVAADVMVQEYGRYFGMNTAVFRGGCLTGSGHSGAELHGFLAYLMQCIATDKPYRVFGYKGKQVRDNIHSSDLVAAIWEYFKAPAPAKVYNMGGSRFSNCSMLEAIAMGEKICGRSLNWTYDEENRIGDHIWWISDISRFQQDYPDFKLQFDIQAILEEMFENGHQRWRKSAP, from the coding sequence ATGATAATTGTAACAGGGTCCGGTGGCCTCATAGGCTCAGAAGCAGTCGCCAAGTTCTCGGATCTGGGCATGCAGGTCCATGGCGTTGACAATAACCTGCGACAGTATTTTTTCGGGGAAAGCTCTTCAACGCAATGGCGCGTGCAAGAGTTGGAAAAGACGATCCCCAATTACACACACCACGATATTGACCTCAGAAACTACGAAGCCGTCGAAGCGCTTGTAAAATCTCTGGCCTCTGAGTTGAAATATGTCGTCCATGCAGCAGCGCAACCCTCACACGACTGGGCAGCTAAAGAACCATTGACCGATTTTTCTGTCAATGCGATCGCCACACACTATCTGCTCGAAGCCGTTCGCAAACATGCTCCCCATGCCGCATTCGTCTTTCTTTCGACCAACAAGGTTTATGGCGACACCCCTAATTCCTTGCCACTGGTTGAAACAGACACCCGCTGGGAACTTGATCCGTCCCATCCCTTCGCAGACAAGGGGATCGACGAAACCATGTCGATTGACCAGAGCACCCACAGTGTCTTTGGGGCATCAAAAGTTGCTGCCGATGTGATGGTGCAGGAATATGGCCGATATTTCGGAATGAACACCGCAGTCTTCAGAGGCGGCTGTTTGACGGGTTCGGGTCATTCCGGTGCAGAGTTGCACGGATTTCTTGCCTATCTGATGCAGTGTATCGCAACAGACAAGCCCTATCGCGTGTTTGGCTACAAAGGCAAGCAAGTGCGAGACAACATTCATTCCAGCGATTTGGTGGCGGCAATCTGGGAATATTTCAAAGCGCCAGCCCCGGCCAAGGTTTACAATATGGGGGGAAGCCGCTTCTCGAACTGCTCAATGCTTGAAGCGATAGCGATGGGCGAGAAGATTTGCGGGCGATCCCTTAATTGGACCTATGATGAAGAAAACCGCATCGGGGACCATATCTGGTGGATTTCAGACATTTCCCGCTTCCAACAGGATTATCCAGATTTCAAGCTGCAGTTCGATATTCAGGCGATCCTTGAGGAAATGTTCGAGAACGGCCATCAGCGCTGGAGAAAGTCTGCGCCATGA
- a CDS encoding glycoside hydrolase family 3 N-terminal domain-containing protein codes for MTVLYKDTTRSPGARADDLLSRMTLDEKIGQMHAVWLFLNENGDHQVRSDQFTGESDANTLRQMLGRGLGQITRPLGTRSIDPAEGVRALNALQKFMLEETRLGIPVMSHEECLSGLMIKGATLFPSSLSYGATWNPDLIEEVGKMIGEEARAVGCHQGLAPVLDVARDARWGRTEETFGEDPYLCGLMATHYVKGLQGEKRDLLATLKHYAGHSASEGGRNHAPVHMGWRELNDMFLLPFEMAVKLANAGSIMPAYHDIDNEPVHASRHLLTKVLREDWGFDGLVVADYVGVSLLYQHHGIASDEAEAAALSFNAGLDIELPGDDCAKDLEEAIKRGLITEDTINEIVKRVLVEKFRIGLFEKPYTDDSAITLQSEMAVDVARKVAEQSVVIVSNNGILPLSGQKKIAVIGPTADDPLALLGDYSFPVHLIHNDEEEEIANVVTPLAGLKDLLGDKVDITYARGCNILDDRKSGAPVFPGDVDDSTSLEQASSLSTRLDMIPEAVAAAKDADVAIVCVGDLSGIFQTGTVGEGSDVDSLALPGVQQDLLDAVVGTGKPVIVVLSSGRPYNLGGLEDKLAAQVMTFFSGQQGGVALANVLTGAVEPSGRLTLSIPKSAGAAPYFYNHNFKSSGTPIARHFGSAYPFGHGLSFTDFAFSDLSLAEEEVDCESGEICLSFTVTNTGQRAGVAVPQLYVRDELASVVRPVKELKAFTRVALKAGETGRVTFVVPTDMLCFTGPEGHRIVEPGTHCLMVGASSGDIRLQARVTLTGKTHALGKSWRMESRAEIG; via the coding sequence ATGACTGTACTTTATAAAGACACGACCCGCAGCCCAGGCGCGCGCGCAGACGACCTTCTGTCTCGGATGACCTTGGACGAGAAAATCGGCCAGATGCATGCTGTCTGGTTGTTTTTGAATGAAAATGGCGATCACCAGGTCCGCAGCGATCAATTCACCGGTGAGAGCGATGCCAACACATTGCGCCAGATGCTGGGCCGAGGGCTCGGCCAGATCACGCGCCCGCTCGGCACCCGCAGCATTGACCCGGCAGAAGGTGTGCGGGCGCTAAATGCCTTACAGAAATTCATGCTCGAAGAGACTCGCCTCGGTATCCCGGTCATGTCACATGAAGAGTGCCTTTCAGGACTGATGATCAAGGGTGCAACCCTGTTCCCGTCATCTCTGAGCTATGGTGCCACCTGGAATCCCGATCTCATTGAAGAGGTTGGCAAGATGATCGGCGAGGAAGCCCGCGCCGTGGGATGCCATCAGGGGCTGGCGCCGGTTCTGGATGTGGCGCGCGATGCCCGCTGGGGCCGCACAGAGGAAACCTTCGGCGAAGACCCGTATCTTTGTGGTCTCATGGCCACTCACTATGTGAAGGGCCTGCAAGGCGAAAAACGAGATCTGCTAGCTACGCTCAAGCATTATGCGGGCCATTCGGCCAGTGAGGGTGGACGCAACCATGCGCCAGTTCATATGGGTTGGCGCGAACTCAACGATATGTTCCTCTTGCCCTTTGAAATGGCGGTAAAGCTGGCCAATGCCGGATCGATCATGCCCGCCTATCACGACATCGACAATGAGCCGGTCCATGCCTCCCGTCATCTGCTGACCAAGGTGTTGCGCGAGGATTGGGGCTTTGATGGTTTGGTCGTGGCTGACTATGTGGGGGTTTCCCTGCTATACCAGCATCATGGCATTGCAAGCGATGAAGCGGAAGCGGCGGCTCTGTCGTTCAATGCGGGTCTGGATATCGAGCTGCCCGGCGATGACTGCGCCAAGGATCTGGAAGAAGCCATCAAGCGCGGCCTCATCACCGAGGATACCATCAACGAAATTGTGAAACGCGTGTTGGTGGAAAAATTCCGCATTGGCCTCTTCGAAAAACCCTATACAGACGACAGTGCCATCACGCTGCAAAGTGAAATGGCAGTGGATGTGGCGCGAAAAGTGGCCGAACAATCGGTTGTAATCGTCTCCAACAATGGCATCCTACCGCTTTCAGGCCAGAAAAAGATCGCCGTCATCGGCCCGACCGCAGATGATCCGCTGGCCCTGCTGGGGGATTATAGCTTCCCGGTTCACCTCATTCACAATGATGAAGAAGAAGAAATCGCCAATGTCGTCACGCCGCTGGCTGGCCTCAAGGATCTTCTCGGAGACAAGGTGGACATCACCTATGCCCGCGGCTGCAATATTCTCGATGACCGCAAGTCCGGCGCACCCGTGTTCCCCGGCGATGTGGATGACAGCACCAGTCTGGAGCAGGCATCCAGTCTGTCCACACGTCTTGACATGATCCCCGAGGCTGTGGCTGCGGCGAAAGATGCCGATGTTGCCATTGTCTGCGTAGGTGACCTGTCCGGCATCTTCCAGACCGGCACCGTGGGGGAAGGCTCCGATGTCGATAGTCTTGCCTTGCCTGGGGTGCAGCAAGACCTGCTGGATGCAGTGGTTGGGACGGGTAAACCGGTGATCGTGGTGCTGTCCTCTGGACGCCCTTACAATCTTGGGGGCCTTGAAGACAAACTCGCCGCGCAGGTGATGACCTTCTTCTCAGGCCAGCAGGGTGGCGTGGCGTTAGCCAATGTCCTCACCGGGGCTGTGGAACCATCCGGACGCTTGACGCTGTCTATCCCGAAGAGTGCGGGTGCCGCGCCTTACTTCTATAACCACAATTTCAAAAGCTCCGGCACTCCGATTGCCCGCCATTTTGGTTCGGCTTATCCCTTCGGGCATGGCCTGAGCTTTACGGACTTTGCCTTCTCTGACCTGTCCCTCGCCGAGGAAGAGGTGGACTGTGAAAGCGGTGAAATCTGCCTGTCCTTCACCGTGACCAACACGGGGCAAAGAGCTGGCGTCGCCGTGCCTCAGCTTTATGTGCGCGATGAGCTGGCCAGTGTTGTCCGTCCCGTCAAGGAGCTAAAAGCTTTCACGCGGGTCGCGCTGAAAGCAGGCGAAACGGGCAGGGTAACCTTTGTGGTGCCAACCGACATGCTCTGCTTCACAGGACCGGAAGGTCACCGGATTGTGGAACCGGGAACCCATTGCCTGATGGTCGGTGCGTCGAGCGGCGATATTCGCTTGCAGGCGCGTGTCACGCTCACTGGCAAAACGCACGCACTTGGCAAATCATGGCGCATGGAAAGCCGTGCTGAAATTGGCTAG
- the ugpC gene encoding sn-glycerol-3-phosphate ABC transporter ATP-binding protein UgpC, whose protein sequence is MTSIHLDNAAKRFGRATVLNEINLEIGDGEFCVFLGPSGCGKSTLLRMIAGIETLTQGELKIGNQRMNDALPAERRVAMVFQNYALYPHMSVYENMAFGLKQAKTPKEEIETRVNEAARILQIETLLERKPKQLSGGQRQRVAIGRAIVRQPAVFLFDEPLSNLDAALRVHMRTEIANLHRKFPEASMIYVTHDQTEAMALADKIVLLRAGDDVVTKGSIAQIGTPLELYHRPKNLFVAGFLGSPSMNFLPVSLVATCQDGARVRLESGEELFVPVATGNVPIGAKLTLGIRPEHMNPVEDEVQEQVFARPLKAIENFGEYSFLYLSQNAQAPMIAKVSDEAMVAVRGAIKFHVSPELCHLFDEAGDAFTHLNPAPTSPSFDALSL, encoded by the coding sequence ATGACAAGCATCCACCTTGATAATGCAGCAAAACGGTTCGGCCGTGCGACTGTCCTTAATGAAATCAATCTGGAAATCGGGGACGGTGAATTCTGCGTCTTCCTTGGACCATCGGGCTGCGGCAAGTCCACCTTGCTGCGCATGATTGCAGGTATCGAGACACTGACACAGGGCGAGCTGAAAATTGGAAACCAGCGCATGAATGATGCTCTGCCTGCAGAGCGCCGGGTGGCCATGGTATTCCAGAATTACGCTCTCTATCCGCATATGTCGGTCTATGAGAATATGGCATTCGGCCTCAAGCAGGCAAAAACGCCCAAGGAAGAGATTGAAACCCGCGTCAATGAGGCGGCCCGCATCTTGCAGATCGAAACCCTTCTGGAGCGCAAACCAAAGCAATTATCGGGCGGTCAGCGCCAGCGCGTTGCCATTGGCAGGGCCATCGTGCGCCAGCCAGCGGTTTTTCTGTTCGATGAACCACTTTCGAACCTCGACGCCGCCTTGCGTGTCCATATGCGCACCGAAATTGCCAATCTGCATCGCAAGTTCCCCGAAGCCAGCATGATCTATGTGACCCACGATCAGACTGAAGCGATGGCATTGGCGGACAAAATCGTATTGTTGCGGGCAGGGGATGATGTGGTGACAAAGGGGTCCATTGCCCAGATCGGAACACCCCTTGAGCTTTATCATCGGCCCAAAAATCTGTTCGTGGCGGGTTTTCTTGGGTCCCCATCGATGAATTTTCTGCCCGTCTCCCTTGTTGCAACATGTCAAGATGGTGCCCGTGTCAGATTGGAAAGCGGCGAGGAGCTGTTTGTCCCGGTCGCGACCGGAAATGTGCCGATAGGTGCGAAACTCACACTCGGAATCCGACCTGAGCATATGAATCCGGTTGAGGACGAGGTGCAGGAACAGGTCTTCGCGCGCCCACTGAAAGCGATCGAGAATTTTGGGGAATATAGTTTCCTCTATCTCTCCCAGAATGCGCAAGCACCAATGATCGCCAAGGTTTCGGACGAAGCGATGGTCGCTGTGCGCGGGGCGATCAAGTTCCATGTCAGCCCAGAGCTTTGCCACCTGTTCGACGAGGCAGGGGATGCATTCACCCACCTCAACCCAGCACCGACATCCCCCAGCTTTGATGCCCTGTCGCTGTGA
- a CDS encoding carbohydrate ABC transporter permease codes for MQKNPFKLSKIAFPVLGLFWLLVTTLPFIFVAFTSFKSLQETYTNPVWMPPEQWNLDNYLQLLNGSFLIYLRNSVFVISISVILIVLVSSMAAYALARLKFRFNNLLFGLIVAGMIVPLHVTLVPIYLMIKNMGLYDTMFALIGPYVACSLPISVFILTEFMRQVPKELEEAAFLDGCGPFKIFFKIFFPLSGPGISTVAIYNGIMLWNEFVFAYVLTSSPDTRTLPLAVWDFQGQYAADIPAILAVVTLSTLPLIIVYAIGQEKIVNGMMAGSLKG; via the coding sequence ATGCAAAAGAACCCGTTCAAACTCTCGAAAATCGCCTTTCCCGTGCTGGGCCTGTTTTGGCTTTTGGTCACGACCTTGCCCTTCATTTTTGTGGCTTTCACCAGTTTCAAAAGCCTGCAGGAAACCTATACCAATCCGGTCTGGATGCCGCCCGAGCAATGGAATCTCGACAATTACCTCCAGTTGCTCAACGGGTCCTTTCTGATCTATCTGCGCAATTCGGTATTCGTGATTTCCATCTCTGTCATTCTGATCGTGCTTGTCAGTTCCATGGCTGCCTACGCCTTGGCGCGGCTGAAATTTCGCTTTAACAACCTGCTGTTCGGGCTGATTGTTGCGGGCATGATCGTGCCGCTGCATGTTACGCTGGTGCCCATCTATCTGATGATCAAGAATATGGGCCTCTATGACACCATGTTCGCTCTCATCGGCCCCTATGTGGCTTGCAGCCTGCCGATCTCGGTCTTCATTCTTACCGAATTCATGCGACAGGTGCCCAAAGAGCTGGAAGAAGCTGCCTTCCTTGATGGCTGTGGCCCATTCAAGATCTTTTTCAAGATTTTCTTTCCGCTTTCTGGACCGGGCATTTCAACGGTTGCCATCTATAACGGCATCATGCTGTGGAACGAGTTTGTCTTTGCCTATGTTCTGACCAGTTCGCCAGACACGCGAACCCTGCCACTCGCAGTGTGGGATTTTCAAGGGCAATATGCCGCCGATATTCCGGCGATCCTTGCCGTAGTCACGCTCAGCACCCTGCCATTGATCATCGTCTATGCCATCGGTCAGGAAAAGATCGTCAACGGCATGATGGCTGGATCTTTGAAGGGATAA
- a CDS encoding sugar ABC transporter permease, which translates to MSGGSQQSMTLHSRQSYRRAQMLAPIVFLAPAIILLVIFLLYPLIYSFQLSFLDWNGLGDGARFNGLDNWERLLSDSVFWQSALNNIYLAVFSVLIQLPIAVVLAVVLDEAAKGSRILKILYFIPLLMSSVALGVLFKNIFDPNFGPINSILTELGLYDWTQDWLGDPDFALGSVIAVVCWQNVPFYMVLFLAALSSFPREIVEAANLDGASQSTIFWRLKLPHLQGTFRTAVLLAVIGSMRYFDLVYVMTDGGPEHSSEMMATYMYHTVFNSFEMGYGSTIASAMFIIITVIAAVSMRLSKRFETEV; encoded by the coding sequence ATGTCTGGTGGATCTCAGCAATCCATGACACTTCATTCAAGGCAGTCCTATCGGCGAGCGCAAATGCTGGCTCCGATTGTCTTCCTTGCTCCGGCAATCATCCTCCTGGTGATTTTCCTCCTCTACCCGTTGATCTACAGCTTTCAGCTCTCGTTTCTTGACTGGAACGGGCTGGGTGATGGCGCGCGCTTCAATGGCTTGGACAATTGGGAGAGGTTGTTATCGGACTCCGTCTTCTGGCAATCGGCTTTGAATAACATCTATCTGGCTGTCTTCTCCGTGCTGATCCAGTTGCCCATCGCGGTCGTGTTGGCGGTGGTTTTGGACGAGGCGGCAAAGGGATCCCGGATTCTCAAGATCCTCTATTTCATCCCTTTGCTCATGTCGAGTGTGGCCCTTGGGGTGTTGTTCAAGAATATCTTTGATCCCAATTTCGGTCCCATCAATTCCATTCTCACAGAGCTTGGACTTTATGACTGGACGCAGGATTGGCTTGGCGATCCGGATTTTGCCCTGGGCTCGGTCATTGCCGTTGTCTGCTGGCAGAATGTGCCATTTTACATGGTGCTGTTTCTCGCAGCCCTTTCTTCCTTCCCCCGGGAGATCGTGGAAGCGGCCAATCTGGACGGGGCCAGCCAGTCCACCATCTTCTGGCGGTTGAAGCTGCCGCATCTGCAAGGCACCTTCCGCACAGCGGTGCTGCTCGCGGTCATCGGCTCCATGCGCTATTTCGACCTCGTCTATGTGATGACGGATGGTGGCCCGGAACATTCATCGGAAATGATGGCGACCTACATGTATCACACGGTCTTCAACTCCTTTGAGATGGGCTATGGCAGCACCATTGCTTCAGCGATGTTCATCATCATCACCGTGATCGCAGCTGTCTCCATGCGTCTTTCCAAACGCTTCGAAACGGAGGTCTGA
- a CDS encoding extracellular solute-binding protein, protein MQQQFSSRIAGLLCGVAMAGLLPLSASADDAKVITSWDLQTQERTVATIRDAADRFEAANPGFKVEDSHIANDAYKTKLKIAFGANEAPCVFTSWGGGPLREYIKAGSVTNLTPYLEKNKEFADRFLPASFSPAKYNGEIYGLPVMGTAVAVIIYNKAIFEKYDITPPKTWSELMDVVKTLNEHKIAPFALANKAKWPGSMFFVYLADRIGGPDVFQKAADREPGGSFEDPAFIKAGKLLQDLVKAGGFARGYNGLDYDIGGSRRLLYSGRAAMELMGSWEFGSIENENPEFAKNVGFFTFPAVEGGKGDPNNAIGTMGDNYISINSACPYQDKAFEFLKYSTDDKAAKLKMEDNKILPIKNAKVEDPYLSDVMEAVAKAPSIQLWYDQELAPSLAEIHKDTTQQLLGLSITPEEAAAKMEAAAKELAGK, encoded by the coding sequence ATGCAGCAACAATTTTCAAGTCGCATTGCCGGTCTGCTGTGTGGTGTTGCCATGGCAGGCCTGTTGCCATTGAGCGCATCGGCGGACGACGCAAAAGTCATTACATCATGGGATTTGCAAACTCAGGAACGCACGGTCGCAACAATTCGTGACGCAGCCGACCGTTTTGAAGCGGCCAATCCCGGCTTCAAGGTGGAAGATTCACACATCGCGAATGATGCTTACAAAACCAAGCTGAAAATCGCGTTCGGCGCAAACGAAGCCCCTTGTGTCTTCACCAGCTGGGGCGGAGGACCTCTGCGTGAATATATCAAGGCGGGCAGCGTAACCAACCTGACGCCATATCTGGAAAAGAACAAGGAATTCGCCGATCGGTTCCTGCCGGCCAGCTTCTCGCCCGCCAAATATAACGGCGAAATCTACGGCCTGCCGGTCATGGGCACCGCAGTGGCGGTGATCATCTATAACAAGGCAATCTTCGAGAAATACGACATCACGCCTCCCAAGACCTGGTCAGAGCTGATGGATGTGGTCAAAACGCTCAACGAGCACAAGATCGCTCCATTTGCTCTGGCCAACAAGGCAAAATGGCCCGGCTCGATGTTCTTCGTTTATCTGGCTGATCGCATTGGCGGGCCGGACGTCTTCCAGAAAGCGGCAGACCGTGAGCCGGGTGGTTCCTTTGAGGATCCAGCCTTCATCAAGGCAGGCAAGTTGCTGCAGGATCTGGTCAAGGCTGGCGGTTTTGCCCGTGGCTATAACGGGCTCGACTACGATATCGGCGGTTCGCGTCGTCTGCTCTATTCCGGTCGTGCCGCAATGGAGTTGATGGGCAGCTGGGAATTCGGCTCAATCGAGAATGAAAATCCCGAATTTGCCAAAAATGTTGGTTTCTTCACCTTCCCGGCAGTGGAAGGGGGCAAGGGCGATCCGAACAATGCCATCGGCACCATGGGCGACAACTATATCTCCATCAACTCTGCGTGCCCTTATCAGGATAAAGCGTTCGAATTCCTGAAATATTCGACCGACGACAAAGCAGCCAAGCTGAAGATGGAAGACAACAAGATCCTGCCCATCAAAAATGCCAAGGTCGAGGATCCTTATCTGTCTGACGTGATGGAGGCTGTTGCCAAGGCTCCGAGCATCCAGCTCTGGTATGATCAGGAACTGGCGCCATCCTTGGCCGAGATCCACAAAGACACGACCCAACAGTTGCTTGGTCTGTCTATCACACCGGAAGAAGCTGCCGCCAAGATGGAAGCCGCGGCCAAAGAGCTTGCTGGCAAATGA